The following coding sequences are from one Streptomyces venezuelae window:
- a CDS encoding glutaminase encodes MDYQAVLEEVAAFARPLVGRGQVADYIPALADVDAERFGIAVADVNGDVHGVGDWQEPFSVQSISKAFSLALVLAEGGDRIWDRVGTEPSGNPFNSLVQLEYENGIPRNPFINAGALVVTDRLQSLTGDAGTTMLEFLRAESGNPEVAFDPVVAASEAEHGDRNAALAHFMASYGNLDNPVSTVLEHYFRQCAIRMNCRDLALSAAFLARHGLRNDGTRLLPPREAKQVNAVMLTCGTYDAAGSFAYRVGLPGKSGVGGGIVAVIPGRCTLCVWSPSLDSYGNSVAGVAALDHFTTVTGWSVF; translated from the coding sequence GTGGACTACCAGGCCGTTCTCGAAGAAGTCGCCGCCTTTGCCCGGCCACTGGTGGGCCGCGGCCAGGTCGCCGACTACATCCCTGCGCTCGCGGACGTGGACGCCGAGCGCTTCGGGATCGCGGTCGCCGACGTCAACGGCGACGTGCACGGCGTGGGGGACTGGCAGGAACCGTTCTCCGTCCAGTCCATCTCGAAGGCGTTCAGCCTCGCGCTCGTCCTCGCGGAGGGCGGCGACCGGATCTGGGACCGCGTCGGCACGGAACCGTCCGGCAACCCGTTCAACTCGCTCGTCCAGCTGGAGTACGAGAACGGCATCCCGCGCAACCCGTTCATCAACGCGGGCGCGCTCGTCGTCACGGACCGACTGCAGAGCCTCACCGGGGACGCGGGCACGACCATGCTGGAGTTCCTGCGCGCGGAGAGCGGCAACCCGGAGGTCGCCTTCGACCCGGTGGTCGCGGCGTCCGAGGCCGAGCACGGCGACCGCAACGCCGCCCTCGCCCATTTCATGGCGAGCTACGGCAACCTCGACAACCCCGTCTCCACGGTCCTGGAGCACTACTTCCGGCAGTGCGCGATCCGCATGAACTGCCGCGACCTCGCCCTCTCGGCTGCCTTCCTGGCCCGGCACGGGCTGCGCAACGACGGCACGCGTCTGCTGCCCCCGCGCGAGGCCAAGCAGGTCAACGCGGTCATGCTCACCTGCGGTACGTACGACGCGGCGGGCAGCTTCGCCTACCGCGTCGGCCTGCCCGGCAAGAGCGGCGTCGGCGGCGGCATCGTCGCCGTGATCCCGGGCCGCTGCACGCTGTGCGTATGGAGCCCCAGCCTCGACTCGTACGGCAACTCCGTGGCCGGCGTGGCCGCGCTCGACCACTTCACCACGGTGACGGGCTGGTCGGTGTTCTAG
- a CDS encoding ArsR/SmtB family transcription factor, with product MSESSWSVDGQRGEAMLRVHFTGSDLANVRLARRPDPLWEIVCSLCRLQTREGALAFGPWRRMVGGRVRQGRAARDVASALSSLVPRAAYFPDFLTPPLEGGTHGLRTGIDRVLATPRRRLRRELSLLSATGGRPWAGAELARGEVTALAALGANLRTYHREFMAPVWNRVDAATATDRAWRTRALADGGTRALLDSLRPMAVWEPPVLTVDYPVERDLFLEGRGLLLVPSYFCWRRPITLADSDLRPVLIYPVDKAPSPPAASPTSLTRLLGPTRAALLHETAALTCATTSELAGAAGVSVPSASQQLAVLREGGLIASHRDGKRVLHAATPLGRRLLGDG from the coding sequence GTGTCAGAGTCTTCGTGGAGCGTCGACGGCCAACGGGGGGAAGCCATGCTGCGCGTCCACTTCACCGGCAGTGACCTGGCGAACGTACGGCTCGCCCGGCGTCCGGATCCGCTCTGGGAAATCGTGTGCAGCCTCTGCCGCCTGCAGACGCGTGAGGGGGCGCTGGCCTTCGGGCCGTGGCGGCGGATGGTGGGCGGGCGCGTGCGGCAGGGGCGGGCGGCGCGCGACGTGGCGTCGGCGCTGTCCAGTCTGGTGCCGCGCGCGGCGTACTTCCCGGACTTCCTCACCCCGCCCCTGGAAGGCGGCACGCACGGACTGCGGACGGGCATCGACCGGGTACTCGCCACGCCACGGCGCCGGTTGCGCCGCGAGCTGTCGCTGCTGTCGGCGACCGGTGGACGGCCTTGGGCGGGCGCGGAGTTGGCACGCGGTGAGGTGACCGCGCTGGCCGCGCTGGGCGCCAACCTCCGCACGTACCACCGTGAGTTCATGGCGCCGGTCTGGAACCGCGTCGACGCCGCGACGGCCACGGACCGGGCGTGGCGTACGCGCGCCCTGGCGGACGGCGGTACGCGGGCCCTGCTGGACAGTCTGCGGCCGATGGCGGTGTGGGAGCCGCCCGTTCTGACGGTCGACTATCCGGTCGAGCGCGACCTGTTCCTGGAGGGCCGAGGCCTGCTCCTCGTGCCCTCCTACTTCTGCTGGCGGCGCCCCATCACCCTGGCCGACAGCGACCTGCGGCCGGTCCTCATCTACCCGGTCGACAAGGCCCCCTCGCCCCCGGCGGCCTCCCCGACATCCCTGACCCGCCTCCTGGGCCCCACCCGGGCAGCACTCCTCCACGAGACCGCCGCGCTGACCTGCGCCACGACGTCCGAACTGGCCGGCGCGGCAGGGGTGTCGGTGCCGAGCGCCAGCCAGCAACTGGCGGTGTTACGGGAGGGCGGCCTCATCGCGTCCCATCGCGACGGAAAACGCGTCCTGCACGCGGCGACTCCGCTGGGCCGTCGCCTCTTGGGTGACGGTTGA
- a CDS encoding non-ribosomal peptide synthetase, whose product MTAIRTPHPVSSFGQQRLWALAQAEGSNAAYNEQLDYLIEGDLDHVLLARALDIVVARHETLRTRFVTVEGEARQDIGPPGSGFALRREDLSGRPDSGELLVARQREECETPFDLGAGPLARGQLLTLAPDRHALLLTLHHSILDGLSVGLLLTEVSTVYAALLRGEPDPLPPLPAQFADHAARQHAWVEGEEAASQAAYWRQQLADAPALLALPADRPRPLLQDHAGGRVPVRVSRALAEKLESAARAQDATLFTAVLTGWHILLSLLSGEADTVVGIPVAGRHRPEDERLIGFFANSLAVRADLSGDPTGTEALRRVRSVLRGALDHQELPFERVVNAVNPKRSLSHSPLFQTMFSWGITFRGWLRLPGARVEAIDIPHAPAKFDLTLILHRENGGVVGHLDYARALFDHATVERFVRYFTRVLEQLALHPEREITAYALLDAEERADLLAEGRGRVTSGPVVGPVERFAEQVRVRPDEPALVCDGTRLTYAELDRRANRLAHALLARGVRPGQVVGLHCGRTAEFVVGMWGVLKAGAAYLPLDPGQPHGRLLAIVEEAVPALVLGDVADPPGPWTPLTEVEAEGSHDDAPSRLPTPSQVAYVIYTSGSTGRPKGVAATHGNIANLLENWLAAYGSLPGEPSSAWASIGFDASVHELFLPPTTGGVLHLVPEERRGDPEALLDWMRERRIAHAWLPASYITWIDEDPGARLEGLSLKQLATGAEPLPERALWRLREALPGLRVCYVYGPTETTVYSITHNDPQDLDRRSPIGRPVDNTRIYLLDRRGELVPPGVVGEVHIGGAGVTRGYLHRPDLTEERFLADPFVPGGRIYRTGDLARRLPDGTYEFVGRADDQVKLRGFRIEPGEVAAALRELPGVQEAVVLADRDEAGELCLVAGIGRGEAPESTPAQWRAALAERLPDYMIPSLFAEFPRLPLNRSGKLDRGEVLERARASRSDQVNTLAPRDRLEMALYRIWRRVLLHRDIGITDDFFAVGGTSLSAIKVAHLIREEFGRTLPTRDVLQYPTIERLAARLRGQTPVTPDNGLVEIRAGRGGRRVVCVHPAGGTAFCYLPLAGALPDGIHVQGVQARGIDPGEEPLRSVEEMAEHYLTLLRPEPGEPLVILGLSFGGLVAHEMGRRLADAGHREVSVVLLDTHGTDDPAERERFAPVDAAEFRDKLVRFNGMYPGIDDAQIDRYFRIYNLNREAAGDYVPGPSKAPMLLVQAAETDVGEGGDPEAACAAQRRFWQDRAGAGLTVEVVDGGHWDVLEGDRIPLIAGLVAERLTSNGECPAPPAPTSATTAPTAPTAPTAPTED is encoded by the coding sequence TTGACGGCGATACGCACCCCCCACCCCGTGTCCTCCTTCGGCCAGCAGCGCCTGTGGGCACTGGCACAGGCCGAGGGCTCCAACGCCGCGTACAACGAGCAGTTGGACTACCTCATCGAGGGCGACCTGGACCATGTGCTGCTCGCGCGGGCCCTCGACATCGTTGTCGCACGGCACGAGACGCTGCGTACGCGGTTCGTCACGGTGGAGGGCGAGGCGCGACAGGACATCGGCCCGCCAGGGTCCGGGTTCGCGCTGCGTCGGGAGGATCTGTCCGGCCGCCCCGACAGCGGCGAACTCCTCGTCGCCCGGCAGCGCGAGGAGTGCGAGACTCCCTTCGATCTCGGTGCCGGTCCGCTCGCCCGCGGTCAGCTCCTCACGCTCGCGCCGGACCGGCACGCGCTCCTCCTGACGCTGCACCACTCCATTCTCGACGGACTTTCGGTGGGGCTCCTGCTGACGGAGGTCAGCACCGTCTACGCCGCCCTGCTGCGTGGCGAGCCGGACCCGCTGCCGCCGCTGCCCGCGCAGTTCGCCGACCATGCCGCGCGCCAGCACGCGTGGGTCGAGGGCGAGGAGGCCGCATCGCAGGCCGCGTACTGGCGGCAGCAGTTGGCGGACGCCCCCGCGCTGCTCGCGCTCCCGGCCGACCGGCCGCGCCCGCTGCTCCAGGACCACGCCGGTGGCCGCGTCCCGGTCCGCGTCTCCCGCGCGCTCGCGGAAAAGCTGGAGAGCGCGGCACGCGCACAGGACGCAACCCTGTTCACAGCCGTCCTCACGGGCTGGCACATCCTTCTGAGCCTGCTCTCCGGCGAGGCGGACACGGTCGTCGGCATTCCGGTCGCGGGCCGGCACCGGCCGGAGGACGAGCGTCTGATCGGCTTCTTCGCCAACTCCCTCGCGGTGCGAGCGGATCTGTCCGGCGACCCTACGGGTACCGAGGCGCTCCGACGGGTGCGCTCGGTACTGCGCGGGGCGCTCGACCACCAGGAGCTGCCCTTCGAACGGGTCGTGAACGCGGTGAACCCGAAGCGCAGTCTCTCCCACAGCCCGCTGTTCCAGACGATGTTCTCCTGGGGCATCACCTTCCGCGGCTGGCTGCGCCTGCCCGGGGCCCGGGTCGAGGCCATCGACATCCCGCACGCCCCCGCGAAGTTCGATCTCACGCTGATCCTGCACCGCGAGAACGGTGGCGTCGTCGGGCACCTGGACTACGCCCGTGCGCTGTTCGACCACGCCACGGTCGAGCGGTTCGTCCGCTACTTCACACGTGTGCTGGAGCAGTTGGCCCTGCATCCGGAGCGCGAGATCACCGCGTACGCGCTCCTCGACGCCGAGGAGCGCGCCGATCTCCTCGCGGAGGGGCGGGGGCGCGTCACGTCGGGGCCTGTCGTCGGGCCCGTCGAGCGCTTCGCCGAGCAGGTGCGTGTACGGCCGGATGAACCGGCGCTCGTCTGCGACGGTACGCGGCTGACGTACGCCGAACTGGACCGGCGGGCCAACCGGCTCGCGCACGCCCTGCTGGCCCGGGGTGTGCGTCCCGGGCAGGTCGTCGGCCTGCACTGCGGACGCACGGCGGAGTTCGTCGTCGGCATGTGGGGCGTCCTGAAGGCCGGCGCCGCCTACCTGCCGCTGGACCCCGGGCAGCCCCACGGGCGGCTCCTGGCCATCGTCGAGGAGGCCGTGCCCGCCCTGGTGCTCGGCGATGTCGCGGACCCGCCGGGCCCCTGGACGCCGTTGACCGAGGTGGAGGCCGAGGGCAGCCATGACGACGCGCCCTCGCGGCTGCCCACGCCGTCGCAGGTCGCGTACGTCATCTACACGTCGGGGTCGACCGGACGCCCCAAGGGCGTGGCCGCCACCCACGGGAACATCGCCAACCTGCTGGAGAACTGGCTCGCCGCGTACGGCTCCCTGCCCGGCGAGCCCTCCTCGGCGTGGGCCAGCATCGGCTTCGACGCCTCCGTGCACGAACTGTTCCTTCCGCCGACCACCGGCGGCGTACTGCACCTCGTGCCCGAGGAACGGCGGGGCGACCCCGAGGCGCTCCTCGACTGGATGAGGGAGCGCCGGATCGCGCACGCGTGGCTGCCCGCCTCGTACATCACCTGGATCGACGAGGACCCGGGCGCGCGTCTCGAAGGGCTGTCGCTCAAGCAACTGGCCACAGGTGCCGAGCCGTTGCCCGAGCGGGCACTGTGGCGGCTGCGCGAGGCCCTTCCCGGTCTGCGCGTCTGCTACGTCTACGGGCCGACCGAGACCACGGTCTACAGCATCACGCACAACGACCCCCAGGACCTGGACCGGCGCTCCCCCATCGGACGGCCTGTCGACAACACCCGGATCTACCTCCTCGACCGGCGGGGCGAGTTGGTACCCCCTGGGGTGGTCGGCGAGGTGCACATCGGCGGGGCCGGCGTCACCCGGGGCTACCTCCACCGCCCCGACCTCACCGAGGAGCGGTTCCTCGCCGACCCGTTCGTACCCGGCGGCCGGATCTACCGCACGGGCGACCTGGCGCGCCGCCTGCCGGACGGCACCTACGAGTTCGTGGGACGCGCCGACGACCAGGTCAAGCTGCGCGGGTTCCGGATCGAGCCCGGCGAGGTCGCGGCGGCCCTGCGGGAGCTGCCCGGCGTTCAGGAGGCCGTCGTCCTCGCCGACCGGGACGAGGCCGGGGAACTGTGTCTGGTCGCGGGCATCGGACGGGGCGAGGCACCGGAGTCGACCCCCGCGCAATGGCGCGCCGCGCTCGCCGAGCGGCTGCCCGACTACATGATTCCGTCGCTCTTCGCCGAGTTCCCACGGCTGCCGCTGAACCGCAGCGGCAAGCTCGACCGCGGGGAGGTCCTCGAACGCGCCCGCGCGTCGCGGTCCGACCAGGTCAACACCCTGGCCCCACGCGACCGGCTCGAAATGGCGCTGTACCGGATCTGGCGCCGGGTGCTGCTGCACCGCGACATCGGCATCACCGACGACTTCTTCGCGGTGGGCGGTACCTCGCTGTCCGCGATCAAGGTGGCGCACCTGATCCGGGAGGAGTTCGGCCGGACCCTGCCGACCCGTGACGTCCTGCAGTACCCGACCATCGAGCGGCTGGCTGCGCGGCTGCGCGGACAGACGCCGGTGACGCCCGACAACGGGCTCGTCGAGATCAGGGCGGGCCGGGGCGGACGGCGGGTGGTCTGCGTCCACCCGGCGGGCGGCACCGCTTTCTGCTATCTGCCGCTGGCCGGCGCCCTGCCCGACGGCATCCACGTACAGGGGGTCCAGGCCCGCGGCATCGACCCCGGTGAGGAGCCGTTGCGGTCGGTGGAGGAGATGGCGGAGCACTACCTGACGCTGCTGCGGCCTGAGCCGGGCGAACCTCTGGTGATCCTCGGCCTCTCCTTCGGCGGACTCGTCGCGCACGAGATGGGGCGACGGCTCGCGGACGCCGGGCACCGCGAGGTGTCCGTGGTGCTGCTCGACACGCACGGCACGGACGACCCGGCGGAACGCGAACGGTTCGCGCCGGTCGACGCCGCCGAGTTCCGCGACAAGCTCGTCCGCTTCAACGGCATGTACCCCGGCATCGACGACGCCCAGATCGACCGCTACTTCCGCATCTACAACCTCAACCGCGAAGCCGCCGGCGACTATGTGCCGGGGCCCTCGAAGGCCCCGATGCTCCTCGTACAGGCCGCGGAGACAGACGTCGGCGAGGGCGGCGACCCGGAGGCGGCGTGTGCGGCGCAGCGGAGGTTCTGGCAGGACCGTGCCGGTGCGGGGCTCACCGTGGAGGTGGTCGACGGGGGCCACTGGGACGTCCTGGAGGGTGACCGGATCCCGCTCATCGCGGGCCTGGTCGCCGAGCGGCTCACGTCGAACGGCGAGTGCCCGGCGCCCCCTGCCCCCACGAGTGCGACCACTGCTCCGACTGCTCCGACTGCTCCGACTGCTCCGACCGAGGACTGA